A stretch of DNA from Streptomyces rubradiris:
GCCTGTCACGCAGTGTTGACAGGCTCGTCCGGCGCGCCGGTCAGCTAGGAGAGCCCCATGTACGACGAAGAGCAGCAACCCGAGCACGGACCCCTCGCCGGGTTCACCGTGGGCGTCACCGCCGCGCGCCGGGCCGAGGAGCTGGGCGCCCTGCTCCAGCGGCGCGGCGCCACCGTCCTGCACGCTCCCGCGCTGCGGATCGTGCCGCTCGCCGACGACAGCGAGCTGCTCGCCGCCACGAAGGAGATCATCGACCGGGTGCCGGACGTGGTCGTGGCCACCACTGCCATCGGCTTCCGGGGCTGGGTCGAGGCCGCCGACGGCTGGGGCCTCGGCGAACAACTCGTGGGACGGCTGCGTGGGGCACGGCTGCTGGCCCGTGGCCCGAAGGTCAAAGGCGCGATCCGGGCGGCGGGCCTGACCGAGGAATGGTCGCCCTCCTCGGAGTCCCTGGCCGAGGTGCTCGACCGGCTCCTGGAGGAGGGCGTCGACGGCAGCCGCGTCGCCGTACAGCTGCACGGCGAACCCCTGCCCGGCTTCGTGGAGTCGCTGCGGGCCGCCGGGGCGGAGGTGCTTCCGGTGCCGGTCTACCGCTGGATGCCCCCGGAGGACACCGGCCCGCTGGACCGTCTGCTGGACACGGCCGTCGGCCGCGGCCTGGACGCCCTGACCTTCACCAGCGCCCCCGCCGCCGCCTCCCTCCTGTCCCGCGCGGAGGAGCGCGGCCTGCTGGGCGAGCTGCTGTCGGCGCTGGCCCACGACATCCTGCCCGCCTGCGTCGGCCCGGTCACCGCGCTGCCCCTCCAGGCCCACGGGGTGGACACGGTCCAGCCGGAACGCTTCCGCCTCGGGCCCCTGGTGCAGCTGCTCTGCCAGGAACTCCCGGCCCGCGCCCGCGCGTTGCCCGTCGCCGGGCACCGGATGGAGATCCGCGGCCACGCGGTCCTGATCGACGGCGAGCTCAGGCCGGTCCCGCCGGCCGGCATGTCCCTGCTGCGCGCCCTGTCCCGCCGCCCCGGCTGGGTGGTCCCGCGCGCGGACCTGCTCAAGGCCCTGCCCGGCGCGGGCCGCGACGAACACGCCGTGGAAACGGCGATGGCCCGCCTGCGCACGGCCCTCGGCGCGCCGAAGCTGATCCAGACGGTGGTGAAACGGGGCTACCGGCTGGCCCTCGACCCGGCGACGGACACCAAGTACGCGGACCAGTAGGGCCGGGGCACGGCCCGGCGGCGCGGGATTCCGCCATGGCGCACGGAACCCCGGACCGTGGCGGGCGACCCGTTCCCCGCGCGAGGGCTTCCGGCCCAACCCCCCGCCAGGCACTGTGGAGAAGGCGGGACGCGGTGGTCCCGCATGCCGTCCGTGCGCGGGGGTGCACGCCTGCGCGCGGTTTCTGCCTAGGCGGTGACTGGCACATGGCACTCGGTGGAGGCACGCCCGCGTACCCGCTGCGGTTCGATGCCGGACGGGTGTGCCTGGACCTGCTCGCCACCCGGCATCCGGGCGAACGCCTGGACGGGGTGGGCGCGTTGTGCGCGTGGATCACCGGTACCGGGCTGGTGCCGGACGGGACGCCGCTCGGGCACGCGGACGTCTCCTGGCCGGCCGCCTTCCGGGAACTGCGGGCGGACATCGGGTACTTGATGCGCGTACTACTGGGTGGCGAGGCCGGCGGGTACGGGGGTGCGCTCGCCCGGGTCAACGAGGCCGCCCGGGCCGTGCCGCCCGCGCCCGTTGCCGTGCCCGCGGAAGACGGGTGTCTGGTAAGGGAGTTGGCGGTGCCGCCCGGGTGTGCCGGGCTGCTCGCCGTCGTCGCCCGGGACGCCGTGGAGCTGCTCACCGATCCCGTCGCGCGGGCCTCGGTGCGGCAGTGCGCGGGGGACGACTGCCCGCTCGTGTACCTCGACACCTCCCGGGGGCGGCGCCGGCGCTGGTGTTCCAGCGAGGTGTGCGGCAACCGGGAACGGGTCGCCCGGCACCGGCGGCGGGCCGCGCTCGCCCGCGCCTGACGCACGGATGTTCAGGCCGCATACGGACGTCGGGCGATGCGAACGTACCTACCGGCATCCCCGCAGACCCTACGCACCTACTGACCATGCGGCCAACGCGCCCGACCGTGCCGCTCGGGTGAAGAACCCGCGGTGGAAATGCGCGGGCATGTCCCGGTCGGTGGCTCGCCTCAGGGAAATCCGCCCCTCCGCTTTGAACACCCCACCGCCCCCCTGCGTACCGGTGGGCGAGCGACCGACTGGGGGAAGCCCCGGACACCGGAGGTGGGCGTGCGCAAGGATGCGGCCGTGGCCAAGGACCGTGGTGCGAGGGCCCGACATCGCCTGTCCGCACGCTCCTCGGAACCCCGTGTGCCCGCACCGTCCGCGGAGCCGGACGAGGAACTGGTGCGCGCGCTGTACCGGGAGCACGCCGGTCCGCTGCTCGCCTACGTCCTGCGGCTGGTCGCCGGTGACCGGCAGCGCGCCGAGGACGTCGTACAGGAAACGCTCATCCGTGCCTGGAAGAACGCCGGTCGGCTCAATCGGGCGACCGGTTCGGTACGCCCCTGGCTGGTGACGGTCGCGCGCCGCATCGTCATCGACGGCCACCGCAGCCGGCAGGCCCGGCCGCAGGAGGTCGATCCGTCGCCGCTGGAGGTCATCCCCGCGGAGGACGAGATCGACAAGGCGCTGTGGCTGATGACGCTGTCGGACGCGCTCGACGACCTGACCCCGGCCCACCGGGAGGTACTTGTCGAGACGTACTTCAAAGGGCGTACCGTCAACGAGGCGGCCCAGACCCTCGGCATACCCAGCGGAACCGTCCGTTCCCGGGTGTTCTACGCCCTGCGGTCGATGAAGCTGGCCCTGGAGGAGCGGGGGGTGACGGCGTGATGAGCAGCGGGTACGGGGGGCAGCGGGCATTCGGACCGGGTGGTCCGGGTATGCCTGGGCCCATGAACCCCAGCCAGGGATCTCCGGTGCCGAGCGAACACGAGACCGTGGGCGCCTACGCCCTCGGGATCCTCGACGACGCCGAGGCAACCGCTTTCGAGGCGCACCTCGCCGGCTGCGAGTGGTGCGCCCGGCAACTGGACGAACTGGCCGGGATGGAGCCGGTGCTCGCCGCGCTGGCCGACCTGCCCGGCTCCGGCGGCACGCCCGCGATCGGCGAGTCGCTGGCCGCCCGGCCCGGCTCCCGGCTGGTGGCGGAGCTGGTGGACGAGGTCGCCGAGCAGCGCGCCCGCAAGCGCCGCCGCGGCCTCTGCATGATCGCCGCCGCGGCGGCCCTGGTCATCGCGGGCCCGCTGGCCGCGGTCGCGGCCGGCGGCGGCTCCGACGGGGACGGGCGGGCCGCCGCGCCGCCGGCCCGGTCCGTGTTCGGCGCCATGTCCGACCGGAGGTCCGCCACGGACGCCTCGACGCGGGTCAGCGCGACCGTCGCCATGACCGGCAAGGAGTGGGGCACCCAGGCGGTGCTGGAGCTGAAGAACGTCAAGGGCCCGCTGAAGTGCTCCCTGGTGCTCGTCGCCAAGAACGGCCGACGCGTGACCATGTCGTCGTGGACGGTGCCCGACCAGGGGTACGGCATCCCGGACGCGAACACCGACAAGGCGCGGAAACCGCTTTACATCGGCGGGGCGGCGGCCTTCCGGCCCGACGAGATCGACCACTTCGAGGTGGTGACGTTCGAGGGGCGGAAGCTGGTGGAGGTCGACGCGTAACCCGGGCGCGCCCCGGGGGACCGCCCCGTGGCCCCGACTGGTCCTCTTCGCGTACGGTTGACGGCTGCCCAGCACGTCAGAAGGGGGCCAGGTGGCCGCTCAGGTTCAGCAGTCCGCGGTCGGCTCGGTACACGAGGCACACGATTCCGTCCGTGACCGGGAGATCAGCGTCGAACAGGAACACCTGGACCGGGTGTACCGGCGGCTAGAGGAGAAGATCCACGAAGCCGAGTTCCTGATGCACGACGCGGCCCAGCGCGGCCAGGTCGGCACCCCCGGCGCGCTCGCCGAACGGGACGCCCAGGTCTTCCGGGCCGGTGTCCATCTCAACCGGCTGAACAACGAGTTCGAGGACTTCCTGTTCGGGCGGATCGACCTGCTGCTCGGCAAGGACGGCAAGAAGGGGCCCGACGGCGCCTACACGGCCGTCGAGCCCGCCGAGGGCGCCGTGCGCGAGGACAACACCGCCGACATCGCCGAAACGCTGCACATCGGGCGTATCGGCGTGCTCGACGAGGACTACTCCCCGCTGGTCATCGACTGGCGGGCGCCGGCCGCCGCGCCCTTCTACCGGGCCACGCCGGTGGAGCCGGGACGGGTGGTGCGGCGCCGGGTCATCCGCTCCAAGGGGCGCCGGGTGCTCGGCGTCGAGGACGACCTGATGCGGCCGGAGCTGACGGCGTACCTGGACGGCCGGGAGCTGCCGGTCATCGGCGACGGCGCCTTGATGGCCGCCCTCGGCCAGGCCCGCGGCCACACCATGCGGGACATCGTCTCCTCCATCCAGGCCGAGCAGGACCTGGTCATCCGGGCCCCCGCCGCCTCCATCACCTACGTGGAGGGCGGGCCGGGCACCGGGAAGACCGCCGTCGCCCTGCACCGCGCCGCCTACCTGCTCTACCAGGACCGCAGACGCTACGCGGGCGGCATCCTGATCGTCTCCCCGACCCCGCTGCTGGTCGCCTACACCGAGGGCGTGCTGCCCTCGCTCGGCGAGGAGGGCCAGGTCGCCATCCGCGCCATCGGCTCCCTCGTCGACGGCGCGGAGGCCACCGTCTACGACTCCCCGTCCGTGGCCCGCGCCAAGGGCTCCTCCCGGATGCTGAAGGTGCTGCGCAAGGCCGCCCGGGGCGCCCTGGAACTGGGCCCGGCCGCCCCGGCCGACGCCGAGGACGACGAGAACCGGCCCTGCGACGGCCCGCCCTCCCGGCTGCGCGTCGTGGCCTTCGGGCGCCGGCTCGAACTGGAGGCCGACGAGCTGGAACGTATCCGCCGTACCGCGCTCACCGGCACCGCGCCGGTCAACCTGCTCCGCCCGCGCGCCCGCAAGCTGCTGCTGGACGCCCTGTGGGCCCGATCCGGCGCCGCCGCCCGGCACACCGACCCGGAGCTGGCCGCCGAGCTGCGCTCCTCCTTCGACGAGGACGTCACGAGCGAGGACTCCTTCCTGACCTTCCTCGACGCCTGGTGGCCGGAGCTGACCCCGCGGACGGTGCTCGCCGCGATGGCCGACGAGAAGCGGCTCGGCCGCTGGGCCCGGCGGGTGCTCAATCCCGGTGAGGTCCGCAAGGTCGCCCGCTCGCTCAGGCGGGACGGCCTCTCCGTGCACGACATCGCCCTGCTCGACGAACTCCAGGCGATCCTCGGCGCCCCGGCCCGCCCCCGCAAGAAGCGCGAACTGGACCCGCTGGACCAGCTCACCGGCCTGGAGGAGCTGATGCCGGTGCGCGAGGAGACCCAGCGCGAGCGGGCCGAGCGGCTGGCGCAGGAGCGCACCGAGTACGCGCACGTCATCGTGGACGAGGCGCAGGACCTGACGCCGATGCAGTGGCGCATGGTCGGCCGCCGCGGCCGGCAGGCCACCTGGACGGTCGTCGGGGACCCGGCGCAGTCCTCCTGGTCCGACCCGGACGAGGCGGCCGAGGCCCGCGACGAGGCGCTGGGCACCCGGCCCAGGCGCCGTTTCCAGCTCACCGTGAACTACCGCAACCCGGCCGAGATCGCCGAGCTGGCCGCGAAGGTGCTCGCGCTCGCCATGCCCGGCGCCGAGGCCCCCTCCGCCGTGCGGTCGACCGGGGTGGAGCCGCGCTTCACCGTGGTGGCGGACTCCCTGGAGCGGACGGTGCGCGCGGAGGCCGAGCGGCTGCTGGGCCTGGTGGACGGCACGGTCGGCGTGGTGGTGGCGATGGGCCGGCGCGAGGAGGCCCGGCGCTGGCTGGCCGGGCTGGGCGACCGGGTGGTGGCCCTCGGCAGCCTGGAGGCCAAGGGCCTGGAGTACGACGCGACGGTCGTCGTCTCGCCCGCGGAGATCGCCGACGAGTCACCGGCCGGCCTGCGCGTGCTGTACGTGGCGCTGACCCGGGCCACCCAGCAGCTGACGGTGGTCTCGGGCCAGCGCGACGAGCCGGACGCGACCGGCGTCCCGGACCTGCTCAGGGACTGAGGGGCGGGGGCGCGACTTCCGCTCAGGGGGGGGCTGACGGGCGGGGCTGAGGCTCTCGCTCGGGGGCCGGCGGACGTGGTCCCGGTCCTGCTCGGGGGCCGGTGGACGTGGTCCCGGGCCTGCTGGGGGCCGGTGGGCGGGGTTGTGGTTCCCGCGGGACTGGCGGGCGCGGGCCGGGGCTCCCGCTTGGGACTGGCGGGCAGGGCCCCGGACCCGATCAGGGGCTGACGGGGGATGGTCCGGTCCCGCCTCGGGTGGGCTGACGGGCCGGTCGCGATCCCGCTCGGGGCCGGACGGGCACGGTCGCGCCCCCTGCTCAGGGGGCGATTCCAAACAATCCCGCGCGAGGGGAATGGCCCTGGGCGAGGGTTTGTTAGCCTTGGTGTGGCACCGGCCCGATCCAAGCCCCCGGGCCCAACCTTCGTCGCTACGAGCGACCACTTGCCGCGAGGCGAGCATGGCGGGTCGGTGTCATAAGCGTGGGAGGCCCACGTCACAGATGTGACGTGGGCCTCTTTCTTTGCCCCGGGGACCTCTTTCCACCCCCGGCTGTTTCTCGTATGGTGGAAGTAGTTTTCCGAAACCACGCACTCCACAGGGAATGTCGCGTGAACAAAAAGTCCGTAACCCAGGGCGACTACCACGTACTGAGTGGTAGGTGCGACGATCGGACGGCACAACTCGCGACACGGTGAAAGCAGAGGAAGTCGGCCATGGCAACGGCGCCCAGCGTCTCCTACTCGATGACGATCCGGCTGGAGGTGCCCGCGAGCGGAACGGCCGTCTCGCAGCTCACCACCGCCGTGGAGTCCTCCGGGGGCTCGGTGACCGGCCTCGACGTCACCGCGTCCGGCCACGAGAAGCTCCGTATCGACGTCACCATCGCGGCCACCTCCACGGCCCACGCCGAGGAGATCGTCGAGAAGCTGCGCGGCATCGAGGGCGTCACGCTCGGCAAGGTCTCCGACCGTACGTTCCTGATGCACCTCGGCGGCAAGATCGAGATGGCGTCTAAGCACCCCATCCGCAACCGTGACGACCTCTCCATGGTCTACACGCCCGGCGTGGCCCGCGTCTGCATGGCCATCGCCGAGAACCCCGAGGACGCCCGCCGCCTCACCATCAAGCGCAACTCCGTTGCGGTCGTGACGGACGGCTCCGCCGTGCTGGGCCTCGGCAACATCGGCCCCAAGGCCGCGCTGCCCGTGATGGAGGGCAAGGCGGCCCTCTTCAAGCGCTTCGCCGGCATCGACGCCTGGCCGATCTGCCTGGACACCCAGGACACCGACGCGATCGTGGAGATCGTCAAGGCGATCGCCCCGGGCTTCGCCGGCATCAACCTGGAGGACATCTCCGCGCCGCGCTGCTTCGAGATCGAGGCCCGGCTGCGCGAGGCCCTGGACATCCCGGTCTTCCACGACGACCAGCACGGCACCGCCATCGTCGTGCTCGCCGCCCTGACCAACGCGCTGCGCGTGACGGACAAGGCGATCCAGAACATCCGGGTCGTCATGTCCGGCGCCGGCGCGGCCGGTACGGCCATCCTGAAGCTGCTGCTGGCGGCCGGCGTGAAGAACGCCGTCGTCGCCGACATCCACGGTGTCGTGCACGCCGGCCGCGAGGACCTGGTGAACTCCCCGGCCGACTCGCCGCTGCGCTGGATCGCCGACAACACCAACCCCGAGGGCCTCACCGGCACCCTGAAGGAGGCCGTGCGCGGCGCCGACGTCTTCATCGGCGTCTCCGCCCCGAACGTCCTGGACGGCGCCGACGTGGCCGCCATGGCCGAGGGCGCCATCGTGTTCGCGCTCGCGAACCCCGACCCCGAGGTGGACCCGGCGATCGCCCGGCAGACCGCGGCCGTCGTGGCCACCGGCCGCTCCGACTTCCCGAACCAGATCAACAACGTGCTGGTCTTCCCGGGCGTCTTCCGCGGCCTGCTGGACGCGCAGTCCCGCACCGTCAACACCGAGATGATGCTCGCCGCCGCCAAGGCCCTGGCCGACGTGGTGAGCGAGGACGAGCTGAACCCGAACTACATCATCCCCAGCGTCTTCAACGACAAGGTCGCGGGCGCCGTGGCCGGGGCGGTCCGGGAGGCCGCCAAGGCGGCCGGCGCGACGGCCTGACCATGGCGTGACGTACGGTGCAGGGGGCTGTGAGTATCACCACGGCGGCCCCCGCACCGGCGCGTCGTGGAACCACCGGATGCCGGGCGCGCTCTAGGGTGACGGCCGAGCGGGCGCTTTTCGTGTGACTCCCCAGGGTGTTCTCACGACTCC
This window harbors:
- a CDS encoding NAD-dependent malic enzyme, translated to MATAPSVSYSMTIRLEVPASGTAVSQLTTAVESSGGSVTGLDVTASGHEKLRIDVTIAATSTAHAEEIVEKLRGIEGVTLGKVSDRTFLMHLGGKIEMASKHPIRNRDDLSMVYTPGVARVCMAIAENPEDARRLTIKRNSVAVVTDGSAVLGLGNIGPKAALPVMEGKAALFKRFAGIDAWPICLDTQDTDAIVEIVKAIAPGFAGINLEDISAPRCFEIEARLREALDIPVFHDDQHGTAIVVLAALTNALRVTDKAIQNIRVVMSGAGAAGTAILKLLLAAGVKNAVVADIHGVVHAGREDLVNSPADSPLRWIADNTNPEGLTGTLKEAVRGADVFIGVSAPNVLDGADVAAMAEGAIVFALANPDPEVDPAIARQTAAVVATGRSDFPNQINNVLVFPGVFRGLLDAQSRTVNTEMMLAAAKALADVVSEDELNPNYIIPSVFNDKVAGAVAGAVREAAKAAGATA
- a CDS encoding zf-HC2 domain-containing protein, giving the protein MNPSQGSPVPSEHETVGAYALGILDDAEATAFEAHLAGCEWCARQLDELAGMEPVLAALADLPGSGGTPAIGESLAARPGSRLVAELVDEVAEQRARKRRRGLCMIAAAAALVIAGPLAAVAAGGGSDGDGRAAAPPARSVFGAMSDRRSATDASTRVSATVAMTGKEWGTQAVLELKNVKGPLKCSLVLVAKNGRRVTMSSWTVPDQGYGIPDANTDKARKPLYIGGAAAFRPDEIDHFEVVTFEGRKLVEVDA
- a CDS encoding uroporphyrinogen-III synthase; translated protein: MYDEEQQPEHGPLAGFTVGVTAARRAEELGALLQRRGATVLHAPALRIVPLADDSELLAATKEIIDRVPDVVVATTAIGFRGWVEAADGWGLGEQLVGRLRGARLLARGPKVKGAIRAAGLTEEWSPSSESLAEVLDRLLEEGVDGSRVAVQLHGEPLPGFVESLRAAGAEVLPVPVYRWMPPEDTGPLDRLLDTAVGRGLDALTFTSAPAAASLLSRAEERGLLGELLSALAHDILPACVGPVTALPLQAHGVDTVQPERFRLGPLVQLLCQELPARARALPVAGHRMEIRGHAVLIDGELRPVPPAGMSLLRALSRRPGWVVPRADLLKALPGAGRDEHAVETAMARLRTALGAPKLIQTVVKRGYRLALDPATDTKYADQ
- a CDS encoding sigma-70 family RNA polymerase sigma factor, translated to MGVRKDAAVAKDRGARARHRLSARSSEPRVPAPSAEPDEELVRALYREHAGPLLAYVLRLVAGDRQRAEDVVQETLIRAWKNAGRLNRATGSVRPWLVTVARRIVIDGHRSRQARPQEVDPSPLEVIPAEDEIDKALWLMTLSDALDDLTPAHREVLVETYFKGRTVNEAAQTLGIPSGTVRSRVFYALRSMKLALEERGVTA
- a CDS encoding CGNR zinc finger domain-containing protein, with amino-acid sequence MALGGGTPAYPLRFDAGRVCLDLLATRHPGERLDGVGALCAWITGTGLVPDGTPLGHADVSWPAAFRELRADIGYLMRVLLGGEAGGYGGALARVNEAARAVPPAPVAVPAEDGCLVRELAVPPGCAGLLAVVARDAVELLTDPVARASVRQCAGDDCPLVYLDTSRGRRRRWCSSEVCGNRERVARHRRRAALARA
- a CDS encoding HelD family protein — its product is MAAQVQQSAVGSVHEAHDSVRDREISVEQEHLDRVYRRLEEKIHEAEFLMHDAAQRGQVGTPGALAERDAQVFRAGVHLNRLNNEFEDFLFGRIDLLLGKDGKKGPDGAYTAVEPAEGAVREDNTADIAETLHIGRIGVLDEDYSPLVIDWRAPAAAPFYRATPVEPGRVVRRRVIRSKGRRVLGVEDDLMRPELTAYLDGRELPVIGDGALMAALGQARGHTMRDIVSSIQAEQDLVIRAPAASITYVEGGPGTGKTAVALHRAAYLLYQDRRRYAGGILIVSPTPLLVAYTEGVLPSLGEEGQVAIRAIGSLVDGAEATVYDSPSVARAKGSSRMLKVLRKAARGALELGPAAPADAEDDENRPCDGPPSRLRVVAFGRRLELEADELERIRRTALTGTAPVNLLRPRARKLLLDALWARSGAAARHTDPELAAELRSSFDEDVTSEDSFLTFLDAWWPELTPRTVLAAMADEKRLGRWARRVLNPGEVRKVARSLRRDGLSVHDIALLDELQAILGAPARPRKKRELDPLDQLTGLEELMPVREETQRERAERLAQERTEYAHVIVDEAQDLTPMQWRMVGRRGRQATWTVVGDPAQSSWSDPDEAAEARDEALGTRPRRRFQLTVNYRNPAEIAELAAKVLALAMPGAEAPSAVRSTGVEPRFTVVADSLERTVRAEAERLLGLVDGTVGVVVAMGRREEARRWLAGLGDRVVALGSLEAKGLEYDATVVVSPAEIADESPAGLRVLYVALTRATQQLTVVSGQRDEPDATGVPDLLRD